The genome window TCCCAAGAGCACTCCCCCTTCGTCCTTGTCGGTGAGACCACCAGGGCGGACCGATACAGCGGTCAAGCCGTCTCTCTTCCTGGCTTCAGTAACGAGAGCTTCATCGGCGGCGGTCTTGGGCTCATAGTAAGGACCCAGGAAAGTTGAGTTGACCTTCTTCCAGCCTTCCCAGTCTTCGGCAGTCCACCAGGGAGCTTGCTCGCGTCGAGCGCCCAAGTAGGAGACCTGGAGATGATGACCGACGGACTTGTTGGCGACCGaggccttgatgaagaagattgCAGCATCACGATCGATGCGGATGATCTAGAAACACATCAGTTACACCCAACAACACACGATCCGTAAGTGTGCTTCTACCGTGTCTTGATCAGTTCCCCTTCCAGGGCCTGTTCACTGATTAGCGTACACTTCTCACAGATACCGGACGGAGATCCAACCCACCGGCGCTGAAGACGACAGAGTCCGGCTTCACTTCGTCGAGAATAGCAGCGGCCTTCTCCTGACTatcaactttgatgagatcatGAACCAGGATCTTGTGTTCTCCCGGCAAGCCCTCGGAAATCTTCTTCAGGTCGTCGATCTGGTCAGGGTTACGGATCAGACTCGTCACAGTCCAGGACTTCTCCAGCAGAATGACAGTGAGAAGCCTGCTGATCTTTCCATTGCCTCCGAGCACAAGAACATGACGGTTGGAAGCCATTGCGTTGGTTGCGAGTATCACGATTGGGTTTGGAAGTTGGAAGTTTGTGTAAAACACGCAAGGGACAACACGACATGTATCTATCAGGTAAGTTCAAGACCCTGGCACTTTTCCTCCTTTATTGACCAACCACGACACAGACTACGGACTTCGGACTTGTCCATGACGCGAGCAGCTCCACTATTTGTCTCAACAGGACACCACTTACAAGGATGGTACAACCGTCGAACTACACACGAGAAAATACATCACGAGATATGAGCATCGAAGAGCCAATGGCTTCAATTAGCAGCTAGGAACTACAAGTAACACCATTTCCATCGATCATTGCTCATTGCCAGCTTCTGGCTCTCCTTGGTTGGGCACAAGAGTTGTCCCAGACGGACTTGATTCCCTGTGATGATGGCGGTGATGACCATGGTGATGACTATGTTTATGGCCATGTCCGTGACCATGATTATGGCTATGTCGATGGTTATGTCGATGGCTATGCTCGCGGCCATGTCTGGGTGGGCCATCAGTACGGGGTTTTACACGAGCCCCATTGGGAAGCACGATATATCCCTTCGGTTTTGATTTAGACCGCCTGGGCGGTGGCGGTTCCGGGAGGCTGAAGCAACATCCCATGCTGATTGATGGAGACTCTAGTTGAGAGAGACGTTGTTATCTGTTTCGTCAGTTGGAAAGCAAGTGTAAAGTCGATAAAGATTATGGACTTGGAAAGAATCAAGTTTTGAGCCTCTTGGCCAAGGATTTTATCCTTTCTTCTGCGGTAGCACACATAAGCAGCCAACCAACAGCTGTTCAAATACAACCACCGGATCACTATCCTCAGAAATGGAAGAATATTCTTTGGCTCAGTGTTGTATAACCGCTAAGATTGAATGTTGACGATCGAATATTCAGATGCACTATCATGAGCAGCGCTGCTATTAGACCAATATTATGATCCGCCACGGCCCGGCGTCTAGGTTGCAATTCCTCTCAGATGCTCCGAAACTTGGAAGCACTGAAGACCCAGACCTCTCGCTGTGCGCAGTGGGCTTTCAGGTATTTTGGTTTTTGAATACTACCACCCACAGGGGAAAGCAGGATAAGAGAGATTGAAGTCTACATTAACAGGATAGCATTAGCCACCGGCACTCAGATATATCCGCACAATCTGTTTATGACCAAAGGGCTACGTATGAAGACAGCCTTGATCCTGAACTTTGTGTTGACTCCCACAATACTGAAATTGAAAATCGTGCTAACCGCATCTATCCCAGAAATCGAAAACTCCTACCCAAGCATGAAATACCCCGTCGATACGATACCCACGATCCATCCCTGAGCCGAAAGAAACCCAAAAGTCCTTCTCTCGAACTGTATACGTTGAATCATCATCCAAAGAAATCAAAACTCCTCCCATACAGAACGCCGATTCCATGTCAAGTTTTGCGCTCCCATCCAAGGGGAACAGCACGTCGGAATCAGAACTAGGATGTAGAATGGCCTGGCCCCGGTGGTCGTGGTGGCATCACCGTGAGCTTCAGTCACAACCGAGCTCGGTGAACAGGTGCTACTCTGGGCCGTGTTTGGTCCAGAGGCATGAGTACAACTGGAAGAATGAGTCTCGGCGGTTTCGTCGCTTTGGCGGCTGGACTGGAATCCAGGGAATCCTTCGGAATGGCGTTCTGGACTACCCCAGACGGCGCGGATGGAAACTGCACTAGACTGGAGATTGTCAGTATTTAATGTAAGTCCGATAAGGTCTGCCATTGATAGAGTTTCCACCGCTGACCAGTCAAACTTACTCGTCTCCTTTTGACATCCATGGGAGGCGACCTACCGAGTGAGCTTTCAGGAGTCGG of Fusarium oxysporum Fo47 chromosome I, complete sequence contains these proteins:
- a CDS encoding uncharacterized protein (expressed protein), which gives rise to MGCCFSLPEPPPPRRSKSKPKGYIVLPNGARVKPRTDGPPRHGREHSHRHNHRHSHNHGHGHGHKHSHHHGHHRHHHRESSPSGTTLVPNQGEPEAGNEQ